In Equus przewalskii isolate Varuska chromosome 6, EquPr2, whole genome shotgun sequence, one DNA window encodes the following:
- the LOC103553886 gene encoding olfactory receptor 52R1-like — protein MLASENSSSHPVFFILLGIPGLKNAQFWIAFPLGVMYVVATVGNITILHIIRTDHTLHEPMYLFLAMLAITDLVLSSSTQPKMLAILWFHAHEIEYHACLIQVFFIHAFSSVESGVLMAMALDRYVAICFPLHHPSILTPSLVGKLGAVVMVRGLLWVSPFCFMISRMPFCPNQVIPQSYCEHMAVLKLVCADTTINRAYGLFVAFSVAGFDMSVISISYVMILRTVLGLPSGEARLKAFGTCASHICVILALYVPALFTFLTHRFGHHVPQVVHIMLANLYLLVPPMLNPIIYGVRTKQIRDRVVQGCCGKDPE, from the coding sequence ATGTTGGCTTCAGAGAACAGCTCTTCTCATCCTGTTTTCTTCATCCTTCTTGGAATCCCAGGACTCAAGAATGCCCAATTTTGGATTGCTTTTCCATTAGGTGTCATGTATGTTGTGGCTACAGTTGGCAATATCACTATCCTTCACATAATCCGAACTGACCACACCCTGCATGAGCCCATGTATCTTTTTCTGGCTATGCTGGCTATCACTGACCTggtcctctcctcttccactcaaCCTAAAATGCTGGCTATACTCTGGTTTCATGCACATGAGATTGAATACCATGCCTGCCTCATCCAGGTCTTCTTCATTCATGCCTTTTCTTCTGTGGAGTCTGGGGTGCTCATGGCTATGGCCTTGGACCGTTATGTGGCTATCTGCTTCCCACTCCACCACCCTAGTATCCTCACCCCATCTCTAGTGGGTAAACTGGGGGCAGTAGTGATGGTGAGAGGGCTGCTGTGGGTGAGCCCCTTCTGCTTCATGATCTCCAGGATGCCTTTCTGTCCCAACCAGGTCATTCCCCAGTCATACTGTGAGCACATGGCTGTGCTGAAGCTGGTGTGTGCTGACACTACCATAAATCGTGCATATGGGCTCTTTGTGGCCTTCTCTGTGGCTGGCTTTGATATGAGTGTCATCAGTATATCCTATGTGATGATTTTGAGAACTGTGTTGGGGTTGCCCTCTGGTGAAGCCCGGCTCAAGGCTTTTGGCACATGTGCTTCCCATATTTGTGTCATCTTGGCTCTTTACGTCCCAGCCCTCTTTACTTTCCTCACCCACCGCTTTGGACATCATGTGCCCCAAGTGGTACACATCATGTTGGCTAATCTTTATCTACTGGTCCCTCCCATGCTCAACCCCATCATCTACGGAGTTAGAACCAAACAGATTAGGGATAGGGTCGTTCAAGGATGTTGTGGGAAAGACCCCGAATGA